ATCAATCACTTCGGCGGTCACTTCTTCGCCACGATGGGCGGGTAAGCAATGCATAAACAGCGCATCAGGATTAGCCTGCGCCATTAGGGGTTGGCTAACGCGATAGTGAGATAGCGCTTGTTTGCGCAGACGTTGTTCGTCTTCTTGGCCCATACTGGCCCATACATCGGTGACAATTAAATCAGCTTGGTCAGCAGCTTGCATCGGGTCACGAATGATTTCGACTCGATCTTTCGCCATTTCAACCAAATCCGCACGCGGTTCAAAGCCTTTTGGGCAGGCAATCCTTAGTGTGAAGTCATAAATTTGGGCGGCATTGATATAGGATTGGCACATATTGTTACCATCCCCAATCCAAACCACGGTTTTGCCTTGAATTGAACCGCGATGTTCATAATAGGTTTGCATATCAGCTAAAAGCTGGCAGGGATGAAAATCGTCAGTCAAAGCGTTAATGACCGGTACGCTAGAAAACTCAGCCATGGTTTCTACAATGCTGTGCTCAAAGGTGCGAACCATAATGCCATCAACCATGCTCGAAATGACCCGTGCACTGTCTTCAATCGGTTCACCCCGGCCAAGCTGCGTGTCGCGCGGAGAAAGAAACAGCGCATGGCCACCGAGTTGAGTCATGCCCACTTCAAATGAAATCCGTGTGCGCGTCGAAGCCTTTTCAAAAATCATCGCTAGGGTCTGGTTTTTAAGGGGTTCGTAAATCTCGCCAGCCTTTTGCATCGCTTTTAACTCAATCCCGCGTTGAAGTAGCTGGTTAAGTTGCTCACTGCTGAGGCTTTTGAGGGTTAAAAAATGTTGGTTTGTCATGTTAAAAATAAGTTGTTTAGTTAAATATCGGTTAAAAATTCATTAATCAATTCGCAAACACCGCTGATCAATTGCTCCTGTTGTGCATGAGACATAACAAAAGGCGGTAATAGGCGAATGGTATCGCCACGCGTGACATTAATCAGCAGGTTTTTGTTGAGTGCGAGTTTAACCAGTTCACCGCATGGGCGATCAAGCTGGATGCCGATCATATAGCCTTTACCGCGCACCTGCTTGACCTGATCAATGCCCGCTAAACGTTGTTTAAATTCATTAAGAAGATATTCACCTTGTTTAGCGACATAATCAATATAGTTATGGTGTTCAAGTGTTTTGATAACAGCCAGGCCTGCTGCACAGGCTAGTGGATTGCCACCAAAGGTGGTGCCATGATTACCGGGCGCAAGTACTTCTGCTGCTTTACCCCGTGCCAAGCAGGCACCTATGGGCACACCATTACCCAAGGCTTTCGCTAGGGATAAAACATCAGGCAGAATCGCTTCATGCTGGAATGCAAACCACTTACCTGTGCGGCCAACGCCCGTTTGGATTTCATCTATCATTAGCAATAAATTGTGCTGGTCACACAAAGCCCGCAAGGCTTTAAGATAACCGGTTTTGGGGACATATACGCCACCTTCGCCTTGCACAGGTTCAACCATGATCGCAACCAAATTAGGCTGGTTGGCGATTTTTTGTTCTACGGCTTCAACATCATCAAAAGGTACGCGAACAAAGCCTTCAACAAGTGGATAAAAGCCTTCTTGGACTTTTTTGTTGCCTGTTGCGCTCAAGGTAGCCATAGTACGGCCATGAAAACTATTTTCCATAACCAAAATTTCAGGCTGAGTAATCCCTCTGTCATTACCAAACTTACGGGCTATTTTAATCGCGCCTTCGTTTGCTTCAGCGCCAGAGTTGCTGAAAAACACTTTATCCATGCCTGATAAACGAATAAGTTCATCGGCTAAGGCTTGCTGGTTGACGACATGATAGAGGTTAGAGGTATGAATAAGGCGCTTGCTTTGCTCACACAGTGCGTGTGCAATTTCTGGATGTGCATGCCCAAGACTGCACACAGCAATGCCGCTAACTGCATCTAAGTAAGCACGGCCTTGTTCATCATAAAGCGTAGCGCCTTCGCCTTCAACAAAGGTGACAGGTAAACGTGCATAGGTATTCATTAAACTGGCTGACATCTTAACCTCTAAAAAACCCATGGCGGGTTGGCCGCAGTGATTGAAAACAAAAACGTAAGTCATCTATTAAAAGTGTTCATCGACGACTGTTTTCGCAAGACTAAAGATTGATTTTAGCTGAATAAAGAATAAATTCAAGTTATTAAGTCGCTGGGACGTGGTTATTACAACGCGTATAACCAAGGATTTAGGTAGATTTTAGACCTGTTGAAATAAACCCAAGTCAAAATCTGTTATTCAGTAACTGCTTAGGATAAAATAGCAGGTTTTTAATAGACAAATTGTTTGAGGAGCCTTTGAATGCGAACAATGTCGGATCGTGATGGCCTGATTTGGATGGACGGTCAAATGGTGCCTTGGCGTGATGCCAACACCCATGTGTTAACGCATACCTTGCACTACGGTTTGGGTGTGTTTGAAGGCGTAAGAGCCTATGATGCTGAGCAAGGTACCTCAATTTTTCGCTTAGAAGCGCATACCGACCGTTTGTTTAACTCGGCGAAAATTATGAATATGCCCATGCCGTTTGATAAGCAAACGATTAACGCAGCCCAGCGTGCGGCGGTGGCAGAAAATAATTTAAAGTCAGCTTATCTACGTCCGATGGTTTATTACGGTTCTGAAGGTATGGGTTTACGTGCGGATAACTTAAAAACCCACGTGATTGTAGCGGCTTGGGAGTGGGGTGCGTATATGGGTGAAGAAAACTTGACGAGGGGGATTAAGGTTGCCACCTCATCTTATACTCGTCATCACCCAAATATCACCATGACCAAAGCCAAAGCTAATGGAGCCTACATGAACTCCATGTTGGCTCTGCAAGAGGCGGTTTCGCATGGTTGTCACGAAGCCTTATTGCTCGATCCGCACGGTTTTGTGGCCGAAGGCAGTGGTGAGAACTTCTTTATGATTAAAGATGGCGTGATTTATACGCCAGATTTGTCAGCCGC
The nucleotide sequence above comes from Thiomicrospira sp. R3. Encoded proteins:
- a CDS encoding aspartate aminotransferase family protein, with amino-acid sequence MSASLMNTYARLPVTFVEGEGATLYDEQGRAYLDAVSGIAVCSLGHAHPEIAHALCEQSKRLIHTSNLYHVVNQQALADELIRLSGMDKVFFSNSGAEANEGAIKIARKFGNDRGITQPEILVMENSFHGRTMATLSATGNKKVQEGFYPLVEGFVRVPFDDVEAVEQKIANQPNLVAIMVEPVQGEGGVYVPKTGYLKALRALCDQHNLLLMIDEIQTGVGRTGKWFAFQHEAILPDVLSLAKALGNGVPIGACLARGKAAEVLAPGNHGTTFGGNPLACAAGLAVIKTLEHHNYIDYVAKQGEYLLNEFKQRLAGIDQVKQVRGKGYMIGIQLDRPCGELVKLALNKNLLINVTRGDTIRLLPPFVMSHAQQEQLISGVCELINEFLTDI
- a CDS encoding branched-chain amino acid transaminase produces the protein MRTMSDRDGLIWMDGQMVPWRDANTHVLTHTLHYGLGVFEGVRAYDAEQGTSIFRLEAHTDRLFNSAKIMNMPMPFDKQTINAAQRAAVAENNLKSAYLRPMVYYGSEGMGLRADNLKTHVIVAAWEWGAYMGEENLTRGIKVATSSYTRHHPNITMTKAKANGAYMNSMLALQEAVSHGCHEALLLDPHGFVAEGSGENFFMIKDGVIYTPDLSAALDGITRKTVIQLANELGYKVIEKRITRDEVYIADEAFFTGTAAEVTPIRELDNRPIGEGSRGPITEKLQSLYFDVVHGRSAPHLDWLTPVK
- the argF gene encoding ornithine carbamoyltransferase is translated as MTNQHFLTLKSLSSEQLNQLLQRGIELKAMQKAGEIYEPLKNQTLAMIFEKASTRTRISFEVGMTQLGGHALFLSPRDTQLGRGEPIEDSARVISSMVDGIMVRTFEHSIVETMAEFSSVPVINALTDDFHPCQLLADMQTYYEHRGSIQGKTVVWIGDGNNMCQSYINAAQIYDFTLRIACPKGFEPRADLVEMAKDRVEIIRDPMQAADQADLIVTDVWASMGQEDEQRLRKQALSHYRVSQPLMAQANPDALFMHCLPAHRGEEVTAEVIDGPQSVVWDEAENRLHAQKALLEFLMKR